From Neobacillus sp. PS2-9, the proteins below share one genomic window:
- a CDS encoding NUDIX hydrolase: MAVIPRPASTVVLMNDLSQVYMTKRPTTMKFFGGYCVFPGGAVDKTDYEIDSHYIKYGNHDETFHPAYYVAAARELFEEVGILLVSTGDGALTNIESDKVNKYRRLLLNREMSFLNMLEQEGFQLQLENLTYFGHLVTPEVNPIRFDTRFFLTQLPTGQFPNPDSNEIDEAFWFSPEEAICAHQNGDISLAPPTILALKTIMNFNKGGPLMMPDLETAKKWLIENKN; this comes from the coding sequence ATGGCTGTTATTCCTAGACCTGCATCAACTGTTGTATTAATGAACGATTTGTCTCAGGTCTACATGACCAAAAGACCAACAACCATGAAATTTTTTGGTGGTTATTGTGTTTTTCCTGGGGGTGCGGTAGATAAGACTGACTATGAAATTGATAGTCATTACATTAAGTATGGAAACCATGATGAGACCTTTCATCCTGCTTATTATGTAGCTGCAGCAAGAGAATTGTTTGAAGAAGTAGGGATACTACTTGTAAGTACTGGAGACGGAGCTCTTACTAATATAGAATCAGATAAGGTAAATAAATACCGTCGTCTTCTTCTGAATCGAGAAATGTCATTCCTAAATATGTTGGAACAAGAAGGATTTCAGCTGCAACTTGAAAACTTAACCTATTTTGGACATCTCGTTACACCAGAGGTTAACCCCATTCGATTTGATACAAGATTTTTTCTCACTCAACTGCCTACTGGACAATTTCCCAATCCTGATAGTAATGAGATTGATGAGGCCTTTTGGTTCTCTCCAGAAGAGGCAATATGCGCTCATCAAAATGGAGACATTTCGTTGGCTCCCCCAACCATTCTAGCACTTAAAACCATTATGAACTTCAATAAAGGCGGCCCTTTAATGATGCCAGATCTAGAAACTGCAAAAAAATGGTTGATAGAAAATAAAAATTAA
- a CDS encoding cytochrome c oxidase assembly protein: MHSNHHMEEPMGNFSLQLLLAMPFVLLLVIYLVFVFLTIRQHKTWPVYRVVLWFVGVSCAMGAVAGPISVYGHMYFNVHMIGHLLLGMLAPLLMVLAAPLTLVFRTINVRTARTLSKILRTAPIRFINNPIIASLLNMGGLWVLYTSSLYISMQQSILLHVVVHFHVFLAGFAFTSAFINIDPTPHRTSFAYRAMVLVLALTGHNVLSKYIYAYPPQGISANQAESGAILMYYGGDAIDLILIIILCFQWYKATRPQRMVNNQNNHSFETK, from the coding sequence ATGCATTCCAATCATCACATGGAAGAACCTATGGGGAATTTTTCGCTCCAATTGCTATTAGCAATGCCTTTTGTTTTGTTATTAGTTATCTATCTTGTATTTGTGTTCTTAACCATTCGCCAGCATAAGACATGGCCTGTTTACCGTGTTGTTTTATGGTTTGTCGGAGTTTCCTGCGCTATGGGGGCAGTTGCTGGGCCAATCAGTGTTTATGGTCATATGTACTTTAATGTGCACATGATTGGTCATCTCCTTCTTGGGATGCTGGCTCCACTTTTAATGGTACTGGCAGCCCCTTTGACACTTGTTTTCCGAACGATAAATGTAAGAACAGCTCGTACCCTTTCAAAGATTTTAAGAACTGCACCGATCCGATTTATTAATAACCCAATTATTGCCTCCCTCCTCAATATGGGAGGACTTTGGGTATTGTACACTAGCAGTCTATACATTTCAATGCAACAAAGTATTTTGCTCCACGTGGTAGTACATTTTCATGTATTTCTCGCTGGTTTTGCCTTTACTTCGGCATTTATCAATATAGATCCAACACCACACCGGACAAGCTTTGCCTATCGAGCCATGGTACTGGTATTGGCCTTAACCGGTCACAATGTCCTTTCCAAGTACATTTATGCTTATCCCCCGCAAGGAATTTCCGCGAATCAGGCAGAATCCGGTGCAATACTTATGTACTATGGGGGAGATGCTATTGACCTAATACTTATCATCATACTTTGCTTCCAATGGTACAAAGCCACTCGGCCACAAAGAATGGTTAACAACCAAAATAACCACTCATTTGAGACAAAGTAA
- a CDS encoding DUF2243 domain-containing protein has translation MEKNVYPKDISNGPTRSIYINRNLWSGILFGIGLVACIDETVFHQLLHWHHFYDKSTKAIGLVSDGFFHAFSWFATVGGLFMLADFRRRNAWLPMRWMGGVLLGAGGFQFYDGTIQHKLMRLHQIRYNVPILPYDMVWHITSIIMIIIGIVLVIRSAKKIRGAAS, from the coding sequence ATGGAGAAAAATGTATATCCAAAAGACATTTCAAACGGGCCCACCCGTTCTATATACATAAATCGTAATCTATGGTCTGGCATTCTATTCGGAATTGGATTAGTTGCTTGTATTGATGAAACGGTATTTCATCAATTGCTGCATTGGCACCATTTTTACGATAAATCAACAAAAGCAATCGGTCTAGTTTCAGATGGTTTTTTCCACGCGTTTAGTTGGTTTGCCACAGTGGGTGGGTTGTTTATGTTGGCTGACTTTCGGCGAAGAAATGCATGGTTACCAATGAGGTGGATGGGAGGAGTACTGCTCGGTGCTGGAGGGTTTCAATTTTATGATGGTACGATTCAGCATAAACTGATGCGACTTCACCAAATTCGTTATAATGTCCCAATCTTGCCCTACGACATGGTTTGGCATATTACTTCTATCATTATGATTATAATAGGGATCGTTCTTGTCATCCGCAGTGCAAAAAAAATCAGGGGGGCTGCAAGTTAG
- a CDS encoding D-glycerate dehydrogenase, giving the protein MKRKIIAYNFVLTEALEQLDNRFEVEFFDGINPKTDSAFLHALKQAEGIVGLALPVDKELLEHAPLLKIVSNNSTGFNNLSLDEMTKRGVMGTNTPGVLEDTTADAIFGILLTAARRISELDRFVKNGKWKGHLTTDQFAIDVHHKTLGIIGMGKIGSTIAKRGHLGFDMKILYHNRSRNIEAEEIYDATYCDLDTLLKESDFVCLMTPLTPDTENLIGEREFKLMKNSCVFVNGSRGKTVDESALIEALRKKEIYGAALDVYRIEPINENHPLLQFPNVVTTPHIGSSTFETELKMANLAVENILAGLTGKRPKNIVNPEAFKGV; this is encoded by the coding sequence ATGAAAAGAAAAATAATAGCCTATAACTTTGTATTAACAGAAGCTCTTGAACAACTTGATAATCGTTTCGAAGTGGAATTTTTTGACGGAATTAACCCCAAAACAGACTCTGCTTTTTTACATGCACTTAAGCAGGCTGAAGGTATTGTGGGTCTAGCCCTTCCTGTTGACAAGGAATTACTAGAACATGCCCCTCTGTTAAAAATTGTCTCAAATAACTCTACTGGTTTTAATAATCTATCTCTCGATGAGATGACAAAGCGTGGGGTAATGGGAACAAATACTCCTGGCGTATTAGAAGATACAACGGCTGATGCAATATTCGGGATTCTCCTTACAGCAGCAAGACGCATTTCGGAATTAGACCGCTTCGTGAAAAATGGAAAGTGGAAAGGACATTTAACAACCGATCAATTTGCCATTGATGTCCATCATAAAACATTGGGGATTATTGGAATGGGAAAAATCGGCTCAACAATAGCTAAACGAGGACATTTGGGATTTGATATGAAAATTTTGTATCATAATCGCAGCCGTAATATTGAAGCTGAGGAAATATATGATGCTACATATTGTGACCTTGATACACTCCTAAAGGAATCAGATTTTGTTTGTTTGATGACCCCACTTACACCTGATACAGAGAATTTAATTGGTGAACGTGAATTTAAGTTAATGAAGAATTCTTGTGTTTTTGTAAATGGTTCCCGTGGAAAAACAGTCGATGAATCTGCTCTTATTGAGGCACTGAGAAAAAAAGAGATATATGGTGCAGCATTGGATGTTTACCGAATAGAACCCATAAATGAAAACCATCCACTTCTTCAATTCCCTAATGTTGTCACAACTCCGCATATCGGATCATCTACCTTTGAAACCGAATTGAAAATGGCTAATTTAGCTGTAGAAAATATACTTGCTGGCCTAACAGGAAAACGACCTAAGAATATAGTAAATCCTGAAGCGTTTAAAGGAGTATAG
- a CDS encoding TAXI family TRAP transporter solute-binding subunit: protein MKKKRLNLSMVFLLTMSMILAACGSKDEGGEKEGTGGKQTEEKPKFISILTGGTGGTYYPLGGSFAKIIKDATGIEANAETSGASAENMTTLKKGDGEIAFTQTDIASYANQGKLMFKDNKVDNVKAIATLYPETIQLVTTKKSGIKSVEDLKGKKVSIGAPGSGTAANAEQILEVHGMTLNDVKKQDLSFDESTQGIQDGTIDAAFVTAGTPTGAVEGLSATEDVVIIPIEQDKIDALIKKYPYYVKDEVPAGTYGLKDKVTTVAVQAMLVVRSDLSEKVVYDITKAIFENLDQVTHAKGKLIKVENALNGVGIDVHPGAQKYFDEKGVKAP from the coding sequence TTGAAAAAGAAAAGGTTAAATCTTTCGATGGTCTTTCTTTTAACCATGTCTATGATTCTCGCAGCTTGCGGCAGTAAGGATGAGGGGGGAGAAAAAGAGGGAACAGGAGGAAAACAGACAGAGGAAAAACCAAAATTTATTAGTATTCTTACAGGTGGTACAGGTGGTACCTATTATCCGTTAGGTGGGTCGTTTGCAAAAATCATTAAGGATGCAACAGGAATTGAAGCAAATGCGGAAACCTCTGGGGCATCTGCGGAAAATATGACAACTCTTAAAAAGGGCGATGGCGAAATTGCATTTACCCAAACAGATATTGCTTCATATGCAAATCAAGGGAAGTTGATGTTTAAAGATAATAAGGTAGACAATGTCAAAGCAATTGCTACTCTATACCCTGAAACGATACAACTAGTAACAACGAAGAAATCCGGGATTAAATCCGTCGAAGATTTAAAAGGGAAAAAGGTATCCATTGGTGCTCCTGGATCTGGAACTGCTGCGAATGCTGAACAAATTCTTGAAGTGCACGGGATGACCTTAAATGATGTAAAGAAACAAGACCTATCCTTTGATGAATCCACACAAGGAATTCAAGATGGTACCATTGATGCAGCATTTGTTACAGCAGGTACACCAACAGGTGCTGTTGAAGGACTTTCGGCAACTGAGGATGTAGTCATTATCCCGATTGAACAGGACAAAATTGATGCCCTTATCAAAAAGTATCCTTATTATGTAAAGGATGAAGTGCCTGCGGGTACGTATGGTTTAAAGGATAAGGTAACCACTGTCGCTGTTCAAGCAATGTTAGTGGTAAGAAGTGATCTTTCTGAAAAAGTAGTCTACGATATTACGAAGGCCATCTTTGAAAATCTAGACCAAGTAACACATGCAAAAGGAAAGTTAATAAAAGTTGAAAATGCGCTAAACGGCGTAGGAATTGACGTTCATCCGGGTGCACAAAAATATTTTGATGAAAAGGGTGTTAAGGCACCTTAA
- a CDS encoding DUF1850 domain-containing protein, which produces MRRKKLLLSIILLASCFFIAITLIVFIPLKLAIVFQPFHSYAKLAYIPLKGESEFQIKYTHSIHLTDVVESYKITTSQQIQQYELMYEDFSIGMPSNAEVGETFEQQNGKYYIKNMKRVFPYFYLRIGQVRANHRVIFQSNEYPLSRAIKPGTSVKVEVRKITFFQQWKGVNILESL; this is translated from the coding sequence ATGAGACGGAAAAAGTTATTACTAAGTATCATCTTGCTAGCATCCTGCTTTTTTATTGCTATTACTCTCATAGTGTTTATACCACTAAAGCTAGCGATTGTTTTTCAACCATTTCATTCCTATGCCAAGCTAGCTTATATTCCATTAAAAGGTGAATCTGAGTTCCAGATCAAATATACACACTCGATCCATTTAACAGATGTAGTCGAAAGCTACAAAATTACAACAAGTCAGCAAATACAACAGTATGAGCTGATGTATGAGGATTTTTCGATTGGTATGCCCTCTAATGCGGAGGTAGGTGAAACATTTGAACAACAAAATGGAAAATATTACATCAAAAATATGAAACGAGTCTTTCCTTATTTTTATTTACGAATTGGCCAGGTTCGGGCTAATCATCGGGTGATTTTTCAAAGCAACGAATATCCTCTATCCCGAGCCATAAAACCTGGTACTTCTGTCAAAGTAGAGGTACGAAAGATAACCTTTTTTCAGCAATGGAAAGGAGTGAATATCCTTGAGTCACTATGA
- a CDS encoding TRAP transporter permease yields the protein MEKYDPEAGTRQLTGVFGWIAFLGLLAFSLFHLYTGIFGVLTAQLQRSIHLGFALALIFLLFPARRKNRGKEHRVVWYDLILAIFSVIVGIYWPLMMDDLVLRAGNVTNLDFYVGLVAILLVLEATRRAVGLPITIIAVIFMGYAIFGPYMPGFIAHRGLDLERLVQTMFFTTEGILGTPIAVSSTFIFLFLLFGSFLIKTGVGEYFNDLSIAIAGRSVGGPAKVAVFSSALQGTISGSSVANVVTSGAFTIPMMKNLGYKKEFAGAVEASSSTGGQLMPPVMGAAAFLMVEFIGGGISYWDIAKAAAIPAILYFTGIWIMTHLEAKRIGLRGLTKEEMPNRKEVLKKLYLLLPIIAIIILLMSGMSVIRSALWSIVITVLVSAFRKDTRIGFKGTVDALVDGARSALGVAAATAAAGIIVGVVTKTGLGLKMANGLLDLAGGALLPTLFLTMIAALILGMGSPTTANYVITSTIAAPAIILLGVPDLSAHLFVFYFGIVADITPPVALAAFAAAAISGGEPFKTGVESSKLAISAFIIPYMFVLSPQLLMIDTTWTYLIWVVFTAFIGMFAISAGVIGYWMRKMFWIERIVAIIAGLCLIYPEKISDIIGLVSFGILLGLQFFHKSEKMRQTGK from the coding sequence ATGGAGAAGTATGACCCAGAAGCTGGAACTAGGCAGTTGACGGGTGTATTTGGCTGGATTGCCTTTTTGGGTTTATTAGCATTTTCCCTATTTCATCTCTATACTGGCATATTCGGAGTGTTAACCGCTCAACTTCAACGATCTATCCATTTAGGATTCGCCCTTGCACTTATTTTTTTACTTTTTCCAGCTCGTAGAAAAAATAGAGGCAAGGAACACCGTGTAGTTTGGTATGATTTAATATTGGCCATATTTTCTGTTATCGTCGGTATTTATTGGCCATTGATGATGGATGATTTGGTTCTACGCGCAGGAAATGTAACCAATCTTGATTTTTATGTTGGACTTGTTGCAATTTTATTAGTATTAGAAGCAACGCGTCGTGCGGTTGGCTTGCCAATTACAATTATTGCTGTAATTTTTATGGGGTATGCTATTTTCGGCCCTTATATGCCAGGATTCATTGCCCACCGAGGCCTGGATCTCGAACGATTAGTCCAAACAATGTTTTTTACCACTGAAGGAATATTAGGCACTCCAATTGCAGTTTCTTCCACTTTTATTTTTCTTTTCCTCCTTTTCGGTTCTTTTTTAATAAAAACAGGGGTTGGTGAATATTTTAATGACCTTTCCATTGCGATTGCTGGCAGGAGCGTTGGTGGCCCAGCGAAAGTCGCTGTTTTCTCTAGCGCTTTACAGGGGACGATTAGTGGAAGTTCTGTTGCAAATGTGGTTACCTCAGGCGCCTTCACTATACCTATGATGAAAAATCTTGGCTACAAGAAGGAATTTGCCGGTGCAGTGGAAGCTTCATCTTCAACAGGTGGCCAATTAATGCCACCAGTAATGGGTGCTGCTGCCTTCTTAATGGTAGAATTCATCGGTGGTGGAATAAGCTATTGGGATATTGCAAAGGCTGCAGCAATTCCAGCGATACTTTATTTTACCGGTATATGGATTATGACACATTTAGAAGCGAAGCGAATTGGGCTAAGAGGGTTAACAAAGGAAGAAATGCCAAATCGGAAAGAAGTGCTTAAAAAGCTGTATTTGCTGCTACCAATTATCGCAATTATCATACTCTTAATGTCTGGTATGAGTGTGATCCGCTCAGCCTTATGGTCAATTGTAATAACTGTTTTGGTAAGTGCGTTCAGAAAAGATACTAGGATTGGTTTTAAAGGAACAGTTGATGCATTGGTAGATGGAGCGCGGTCCGCACTGGGAGTTGCTGCAGCCACTGCAGCCGCAGGGATTATTGTTGGAGTGGTGACAAAAACGGGGTTAGGCTTAAAAATGGCAAACGGTTTGCTAGATTTAGCGGGAGGCGCTTTATTGCCAACATTATTTTTAACAATGATTGCAGCGCTTATCTTAGGAATGGGATCTCCAACGACAGCAAATTATGTGATTACATCAACGATTGCAGCACCAGCTATTATCTTATTAGGTGTACCTGATTTATCTGCTCATTTATTTGTGTTTTACTTTGGTATCGTGGCAGATATAACCCCTCCTGTTGCCTTAGCTGCATTTGCTGCAGCAGCCATTTCTGGAGGTGAGCCGTTTAAAACTGGTGTTGAGTCGTCAAAACTTGCTATTTCAGCTTTTATCATTCCTTATATGTTTGTTTTATCACCGCAATTGTTAATGATTGATACAACATGGACGTATCTTATTTGGGTGGTATTTACAGCATTTATTGGGATGTTTGCCATAAGTGCTGGAGTAATTGGGTACTGGATGAGAAAAATGTTCTGGATTGAAAGGATAGTAGCTATAATTGCTGGATTGTGTCTTATATATCCAGAAAAGATTAGTGACATCATTGGGCTAGTTTCATTTGGAATCTTGTTGGGTCTTCAATTCTTCCATAAAAGCGAAAAAATGCGACAAACAGGAAAATAA